The Nitrospira sp. genome contains a region encoding:
- the nusA gene encoding transcription termination/antitermination protein NusA, which produces MNRELISVIDEIGRQKGIDKARVIGAIESALQTAAKKRFGQAENIQVEIDPKTGEISVVSKKTIVETVSNPKAEISLQEARQYDSEAEVGDEIGSLIEMNELGRIAAQTAKQVIFQKVREAEWEAVQKEYSTRQGDLVTGIILGMERRNYLVDLGKTEAILPIQEQIPRETYRRGDRVKAMLLEVRRTPKDVQVILSRSHPQFVAKLFELEVPEVMEKIIEIKSVVREPGDRTKIAVTSREKAVDPVGACVGIKGSRVQAVVRELRGEKIDIITWTQDPRVFIAEALNPATIEKVGIDEEKKSALVVAADSQLSLAIGKNGQNVRLAARLTGWKIDIISATEYEKEKVERDKEIKAALAEEAEAQRLQEEARQAARAEEATSG; this is translated from the coding sequence ATGAACCGAGAACTGATTTCAGTGATCGACGAAATCGGGCGCCAGAAAGGAATCGACAAGGCCCGCGTCATCGGGGCCATCGAGTCCGCCCTGCAGACCGCCGCCAAGAAGCGTTTCGGCCAGGCCGAAAATATTCAGGTGGAGATCGATCCAAAGACCGGAGAAATTTCTGTCGTCTCCAAAAAGACAATCGTGGAAACCGTCAGTAATCCCAAAGCGGAGATTTCGCTCCAGGAAGCTCGTCAGTACGATAGTGAAGCCGAAGTGGGCGATGAAATCGGATCGCTGATCGAAATGAACGAACTGGGGAGAATTGCCGCGCAAACCGCGAAACAAGTCATTTTCCAAAAGGTTCGCGAGGCGGAATGGGAGGCCGTTCAAAAAGAATACTCAACGCGTCAGGGGGATCTGGTCACCGGTATTATTCTCGGCATGGAGCGCCGAAACTACCTGGTCGATCTGGGGAAAACGGAGGCCATCCTGCCGATTCAAGAGCAGATTCCCCGCGAAACCTATCGGCGCGGCGATCGTGTGAAGGCCATGTTGTTGGAAGTCCGTCGTACTCCGAAGGATGTTCAGGTTATTTTGTCGCGGAGCCACCCCCAATTCGTGGCCAAGCTGTTTGAACTCGAAGTGCCGGAAGTCATGGAAAAGATCATCGAGATTAAATCGGTGGTTCGAGAGCCGGGAGATCGAACGAAGATCGCGGTGACCTCGCGGGAAAAAGCCGTGGACCCAGTGGGAGCGTGCGTCGGCATCAAGGGATCCCGCGTGCAGGCCGTGGTCCGTGAGTTACGTGGCGAGAAGATCGACATCATTACCTGGACGCAGGACCCGCGAGTCTTCATTGCCGAAGCGTTGAACCCCGCGACGATCGAAAAAGTCGGTATTGACGAAGAAAAAAAATCGGCGCTCGTCGTCGCGGCAGACTCGCAACTGTCGTTGGCGATCGGCAAGAACGGCCAGAACGTCCGACTGGCGGCGCGCTTAACCGGCTGGAAAATCGATATCATCAGCGCAACCGAATACGAAAAGGAAAAAGTCGAACGAGACAAGGAAATCAAAGCGGCGCTTGCAGAGGAAGCCGAGGCGCAACGACTGCAGGAAGAAGCTCGGCAAGCCGCCAGAGCCGAGGAAGCGACGAGCGGATAG
- a CDS encoding ribosome maturation factor RimP, with amino-acid sequence MSIPGDGLQPVADRLHGIIAPILWTLGLELIDVVCVGRGPRSVVRVLIDKPGGVTITDCEQAHKTLGPALDVADPFPHAYTLEISSPGLDRPFKRLQDYQRAIGKEVSVKLRQPLDGQWKIIGQLIQADEQVVVLAVATTRIPQTIELDREMIAETKLVVKI; translated from the coding sequence TTGAGCATACCGGGTGATGGTCTGCAACCGGTTGCCGACCGGTTGCACGGGATCATTGCACCGATCTTATGGACGCTCGGACTAGAGTTGATTGACGTGGTGTGTGTTGGACGAGGTCCTCGCTCGGTCGTTCGTGTGCTCATCGATAAACCGGGCGGAGTCACCATAACAGACTGTGAGCAGGCACATAAAACCTTAGGGCCGGCACTCGACGTCGCCGATCCGTTCCCTCACGCATATACCCTTGAAATCTCTTCGCCAGGTTTGGATCGGCCCTTTAAACGGCTACAGGACTATCAGCGAGCAATCGGAAAAGAGGTCAGTGTCAAGCTTCGACAGCCACTCGACGGTCAATGGAAGATCATCGGGCAGCTGATACAGGCGGATGAGCAGGTGGTCGTGCTGGCTGTCGCCACAACACGGATACCTCAGACGATCGAATTAGACCGGGAGATGATTGCGGAGACAAAGCTGGTCGTGAAGATTTAG
- a CDS encoding D-amino acid aminotransferase, producing the protein MPDIAFINGRFLPWQEATVSIDDRGFQFGDAVYEVIRTYRGVPFEVGAHLDRLERSANELSLPQSYTRARWVQWIQHGLSLAGYQDAKIYIQITRGVAPREHRFPSDGRPTVVMTIREFHPLTPEVRHTGVTVCTRDDLRWGRCDIKSVNLLPNVLAREEAKKAGVFETILVRDGLVMEGALSNVMAVQNDVIVTAPEGPRILSGVTRAVVLELAKKETIAIEERFIPVESLYAADEVFLTGTTLEVLGVVRVDGTTIGSGRPGPITKTLAARWALMTG; encoded by the coding sequence ATGCCCGATATCGCCTTTATCAACGGTCGTTTTCTCCCATGGCAGGAGGCAACCGTTTCCATCGATGACCGAGGCTTCCAATTTGGAGATGCCGTCTACGAAGTCATTCGGACTTATCGAGGAGTTCCGTTCGAAGTGGGAGCACATCTTGACCGACTTGAGCGGAGTGCCAATGAACTCTCCCTTCCTCAGTCGTATACCAGAGCGCGATGGGTACAGTGGATCCAACACGGACTCAGCCTAGCCGGCTATCAGGATGCCAAGATTTATATCCAGATTACCAGAGGGGTGGCTCCTCGGGAGCATCGCTTTCCTTCGGACGGCCGTCCAACAGTCGTCATGACGATCAGGGAGTTTCATCCCTTGACCCCTGAGGTACGTCACACCGGCGTGACGGTATGTACGCGGGACGATCTACGCTGGGGGCGGTGCGACATCAAAAGTGTCAATCTGCTGCCCAACGTGCTTGCGCGTGAAGAAGCGAAAAAGGCGGGCGTCTTCGAAACGATTTTGGTACGAGACGGTCTCGTGATGGAAGGTGCCTTGAGCAATGTCATGGCTGTTCAAAACGACGTGATTGTGACGGCTCCGGAAGGGCCTCGAATTTTGTCCGGTGTCACAAGAGCAGTGGTATTGGAGTTGGCGAAGAAAGAGACCATCGCGATAGAAGAGCGGTTTATTCCAGTCGAGTCTCTGTACGCGGCAGACGAGGTGTTTCTGACCGGAACCACGCTGGAAGTCCTTGGGGTTGTCCGAGTCGATGGAACAACCATCGGCTCCGGCCGACCCGGCCCGATCACGAAGACGCTGGCGGCTCGATGGGCGCTCATGACCGGCTAG
- a CDS encoding protease inhibitor I42 family protein yields MNVSGTDHSQALDRSDCRKVTVDRPFVIHLWEDRTRGEQWVPSYDTTGLALLSDEFLRIASNNAVENGQRIFEFKAVQPGVYQLVFEKRMGWKFTAEDRRLFRIEAEPLSGN; encoded by the coding sequence ATGAATGTGTCCGGCACCGATCACAGCCAAGCGTTGGACAGAAGCGACTGCCGCAAGGTCACGGTCGACCGGCCATTCGTCATTCATCTATGGGAAGATCGGACAAGAGGAGAGCAGTGGGTGCCGTCCTATGACACGACGGGACTCGCCCTCCTCAGTGACGAGTTCCTCCGTATTGCGAGCAATAATGCAGTGGAAAATGGACAGCGAATCTTTGAGTTCAAAGCCGTGCAGCCGGGCGTGTATCAGCTGGTGTTTGAAAAGCGGATGGGATGGAAGTTTACCGCAGAAGATCGACGGCTGTTCAGAATAGAGGCGGAACCTCTATCCGGGAATTGA
- a CDS encoding Rieske 2Fe-2S domain-containing protein: protein MDGFQKVAQIEELPPGKSKIVTVNDRPIALFNVEGRLYAIHNSCPHEGGPLIEGRLKGYVIACPWHDLAFDIRNGQGTDGGGYCVGSYEVRVDGNDIMVGPRRKM, encoded by the coding sequence ATGGACGGGTTTCAAAAGGTTGCACAGATCGAAGAATTGCCTCCGGGAAAGTCAAAGATCGTCACAGTCAACGACCGGCCGATCGCCTTGTTCAACGTTGAGGGAAGATTGTATGCCATTCATAATAGCTGTCCCCATGAGGGGGGCCCGCTTATTGAGGGGAGACTCAAGGGATATGTCATTGCCTGCCCTTGGCATGATCTCGCCTTTGATATCCGAAACGGGCAGGGCACCGACGGCGGCGGGTATTGTGTGGGAAGCTACGAAGTGCGGGTGGATGGAAACGATATTATGGTCGGTCCTCGGCGGAAAATGTAA
- a CDS encoding DUF192 domain-containing protein codes for MMVLLALLLMSASVFLVERKESSIIVVTFPSGVELEAEVADTPEKLLFGLAFRDALPPNSGMLYIFEQNGPHRVTTKEYRFPIDILWVDESHHVVHMLEHAEPCAQDPCPFYGPPPEDARYVIQTESGFIKKAGVAKTDELKYALRL; via the coding sequence ATGATGGTCCTGCTCGCCCTCCTTCTGATGAGCGCATCGGTTTTTCTCGTTGAGCGTAAAGAATCGAGCATCATTGTCGTCACGTTCCCCAGCGGAGTCGAGCTGGAAGCTGAAGTGGCGGATACCCCGGAGAAGTTGCTCTTTGGACTCGCCTTTCGCGATGCATTGCCTCCAAACAGTGGCATGCTTTATATCTTTGAACAAAACGGTCCGCATCGCGTCACGACCAAGGAATATCGATTTCCCATCGACATTCTCTGGGTGGACGAAAGTCATCATGTGGTGCACATGCTGGAGCATGCGGAACCATGCGCCCAAGATCCATGCCCATTCTACGGACCGCCGCCGGAAGACGCGCGCTATGTGATCCAGACGGAATCGGGGTTCATCAAAAAGGCCGGAGTTGCAAAAACCGACGAACTCAAATACGCCCTTCGCCTGTAG
- a CDS encoding 4Fe-4S dicluster domain-containing protein: protein MALLITDECISCGACLPECPNEAIFETRSDAENKGNHVGDGQGVGDNIYVIAHDRCTECVGHFDEPQCAAVCPVDNCCISDPLYPETTDVLLERAKTLNPDKSIDPAKVWSGVRN, encoded by the coding sequence ATGGCTTTATTGATTACGGACGAATGCATCTCTTGCGGGGCGTGCCTGCCGGAATGCCCGAATGAAGCGATCTTTGAAACCAGGAGCGACGCGGAGAACAAAGGCAATCACGTCGGCGATGGGCAAGGAGTCGGCGATAATATTTACGTAATCGCGCATGACCGCTGTACCGAGTGTGTTGGTCACTTTGATGAACCCCAATGTGCCGCGGTTTGCCCCGTTGATAATTGCTGTATTTCGGACCCCCTCTATCCTGAAACGACGGATGTGCTTCTGGAAAGAGCAAAGACGTTGAATCCCGATAAATCGATAGATCCCGCCAAAGTGTGGAGTGGGGTAAGAAACTGA
- a CDS encoding CBS domain-containing protein: MSIILAVNGIVETYPTKTIDQRPTRAESVGDREHHGQDSSSLDHSALAAQTAYQQQSRERPHPKQAILARDLMKTPVLSLPSDSTLLDAWGIMSHKGFHHIPVTSLHGTLVGMISYRDLLDHVPELITAADKRQAATRRLAEIMTSRVISASPTTEIREIARVMLDEQIHAVPILDHDRRLVGILSTQDLLQGIANHGPLELWT, from the coding sequence ATGTCCATCATTTTGGCGGTCAATGGAATTGTGGAGACCTACCCGACCAAAACGATAGACCAACGACCTACCCGCGCCGAATCTGTTGGAGATCGGGAACATCATGGCCAAGACTCATCGTCCTTGGATCACTCGGCCTTAGCAGCGCAAACCGCCTATCAACAACAGAGCCGCGAACGACCACATCCGAAACAGGCGATTTTGGCGCGGGACTTGATGAAGACGCCGGTCCTTTCACTCCCGTCCGACAGTACGTTGCTCGACGCCTGGGGCATCATGTCGCACAAAGGGTTCCACCATATCCCCGTCACGTCGCTGCATGGCACACTGGTCGGCATGATTTCTTATCGTGATCTGCTGGATCATGTGCCGGAACTGATCACAGCGGCCGACAAGAGACAGGCTGCGACGAGGCGATTAGCCGAGATCATGACTTCCCGAGTGATCTCTGCATCACCCACCACGGAGATCCGAGAAATCGCCCGCGTTATGTTGGATGAACAGATTCATGCAGTTCCCATCCTGGACCATGACCGCCGTCTAGTCGGCATTCTTTCTACGCAAGACCTGCTTCAAGGCATCGCAAACCATGGTCCACTCGAGCTCTGGACCTGA
- a CDS encoding glycosyltransferase, whose amino-acid sequence MRLVDTFFDTPVAAGVSALVLLIIGLLLKENRGRRWVLGLSLLLYVRYMVWRALYTLPTDDVSNATVGGIVFLAELYGLCQFCFFTYQSWSPTDRSPAPITTYPTVDILVTVVNEPLSLLRQTVMGCLSQEYPKNRFKVYVLDDGHRLAAKQLATALGCGYIRRPDYPRHAKAGNLNHALRVTDGDLIAVFDVDHIPARSFLKETVGFFDDPEVAIVQTPHHFYNPDIFQRNLRIGDLVKNEQALFFRSLQAGRDAHNSAFFAGSGGLFRRQPLEEIGGFQTQTITEDIHTSMNLHAQGYRSCYLNRVLSAGLMPETFEGYLKQRKRWAMGCIQMLLRDNPLTKRGLTLSQRLDYFGSIFYFFFGLPRIICLVAPLSSLLFHTPPIQANLMLLGLHFFSFYIASALAMRPVSSGSRNPFWSDIYEIAMCFALSAVALSALIAPHKERPFEVTPKGQRIEKNTSAELMLAWPHLLTFGVLIAGLMVGIRDLRHGTGDPGLPVSLLWGCVNLALLIVAMFVANEQTQGRRAFRLNRDFVSEVFVDDTSVSARILNINEHGAALLLEHPLFTALETVSLLLTSSRGAIVRLTGRIIRQERLPSGDIVAALQFIALDRTTRLILVDKIFGDPAPWEESYRFQPGIASSVRSLLVAVTAPWRSYTWERRRIPRILHETSCRLSSSTSLRTGRLKDMSYTGVSVLFSSAPKGSLVESLLELPRVALTVSPVSITRRFWKTRVCFRVERIERGEQHWRTLHDQQWKES is encoded by the coding sequence ATGAGGCTGGTCGACACATTTTTCGACACACCGGTTGCAGCAGGTGTTTCCGCTCTAGTCCTCCTGATCATTGGTCTTCTCCTCAAGGAGAACCGGGGGCGTCGCTGGGTCCTGGGCCTGAGCCTCCTGTTATACGTCCGTTATATGGTCTGGCGGGCGCTCTACACATTGCCCACTGACGATGTGAGCAATGCGACCGTGGGGGGGATTGTTTTTCTGGCGGAACTGTATGGGCTCTGCCAATTTTGTTTCTTTACCTATCAGTCCTGGTCACCGACAGACCGTTCCCCGGCGCCGATTACAACGTATCCAACGGTGGACATTCTGGTCACCGTTGTGAATGAACCGCTGTCGCTCCTGCGGCAAACCGTGATGGGATGCTTATCGCAAGAATATCCCAAGAATCGGTTCAAGGTGTACGTGCTCGATGACGGCCATCGTCTGGCAGCCAAGCAGTTAGCAACCGCACTGGGCTGTGGATACATCAGACGCCCGGATTATCCCCGCCATGCCAAGGCCGGCAATCTCAACCATGCACTTCGCGTGACCGACGGCGACCTCATCGCCGTGTTCGATGTCGACCATATCCCTGCCCGTTCGTTCCTCAAAGAAACCGTTGGCTTCTTCGATGATCCCGAAGTGGCCATCGTTCAGACTCCTCACCACTTCTATAATCCCGACATTTTTCAACGAAACCTGCGTATCGGAGATCTCGTCAAGAACGAGCAAGCACTGTTCTTCCGCTCGTTGCAGGCGGGCCGTGACGCGCACAACAGCGCCTTCTTTGCGGGCAGCGGTGGCCTGTTCCGACGGCAACCGCTGGAGGAGATCGGCGGTTTTCAGACCCAGACCATCACCGAAGACATTCACACCAGCATGAACCTGCATGCCCAAGGGTACAGGTCCTGCTACCTCAATCGCGTCCTGTCCGCCGGTCTGATGCCGGAGACGTTCGAAGGATATCTGAAACAGCGGAAGCGTTGGGCCATGGGCTGCATCCAAATGCTGCTGCGCGACAACCCGCTGACAAAGCGCGGCCTCACCCTGTCACAGCGGCTGGATTACTTCGGGTCGATCTTTTATTTCTTCTTCGGTCTTCCACGTATCATTTGCCTGGTCGCTCCACTGTCGAGTCTCTTGTTCCATACGCCGCCGATTCAGGCAAACCTCATGCTGTTGGGCCTTCACTTCTTTTCCTTTTACATCGCATCGGCGTTGGCGATGCGGCCTGTCAGCAGTGGGTCGCGCAATCCGTTTTGGTCGGACATCTATGAAATCGCCATGTGTTTCGCGCTCAGCGCAGTCGCGCTCAGCGCCCTCATCGCTCCGCATAAGGAGCGTCCCTTCGAGGTGACACCGAAGGGACAGCGCATCGAGAAAAACACTTCCGCCGAATTGATGTTGGCATGGCCGCACTTGCTGACGTTCGGCGTGTTGATTGCCGGCTTGATGGTTGGAATTCGGGACCTTCGACACGGCACAGGAGATCCCGGTCTTCCGGTCAGCCTTCTCTGGGGATGCGTCAATCTCGCCCTCTTGATCGTAGCCATGTTCGTCGCCAATGAGCAAACACAGGGCCGTCGGGCATTTCGGCTCAACCGAGATTTCGTGAGCGAGGTGTTTGTGGACGATACCTCCGTCTCTGCGCGTATTCTCAACATCAACGAACATGGTGCCGCGCTCTTGTTGGAGCACCCGCTCTTTACGGCGTTGGAAACCGTCTCACTGCTTCTGACGTCGTCCCGGGGCGCCATCGTTCGACTGACCGGCCGCATCATCAGGCAGGAGCGACTGCCGTCCGGTGACATCGTGGCCGCACTTCAATTTATCGCTCTGGATAGGACGACCCGGCTCATACTCGTCGATAAGATCTTCGGTGATCCTGCTCCGTGGGAAGAGAGCTATCGTTTCCAACCCGGCATCGCGAGCAGTGTACGCTCGCTGCTTGTCGCCGTCACGGCTCCTTGGCGATCCTATACATGGGAGCGACGCCGGATTCCACGTATTCTCCACGAAACCTCTTGTCGATTGAGCTCCTCGACATCCTTGCGGACCGGAAGGTTGAAAGATATGTCCTATACAGGCGTGAGCGTGCTCTTCTCTTCGGCTCCAAAAGGGTCGCTGGTTGAAAGTCTGTTGGAACTGCCTCGCGTGGCTCTGACGGTCAGCCCCGTCTCAATCACGCGTCGCTTCTGGAAGACCCGTGTCTGTTTCAGAGTGGAGCGCATCGAACGGGGTGAACAACACTGGCGAACGCTCCACGATCAGCAATGGAAAGAGTCATGA
- a CDS encoding MEKHLA domain-containing protein: MNTAQWNDPGIVLWSQHLLDSYRRWTGKELIERGGDARRQARTLFEAPFIVVSHGVELDPILNYGNQAALSLWELSWDRFIKTPSRLTAEPDNRAERERMLEHAKVNGYFDGYRGVRISSTGQRFLVERALIWSVIDSAGTPIGQAATFSQWSKVP, from the coding sequence ATGAACACGGCACAGTGGAACGATCCGGGTATTGTGCTATGGAGCCAGCACCTGCTGGACAGTTATCGTCGTTGGACGGGAAAAGAGTTGATCGAGCGGGGCGGTGACGCGAGACGACAGGCACGTACGTTGTTCGAGGCACCCTTTATCGTCGTGTCTCATGGCGTGGAACTGGACCCGATCTTGAACTATGGAAATCAGGCGGCCTTGAGCTTGTGGGAACTCTCCTGGGATCGATTCATCAAGACGCCGTCGCGCCTCACGGCCGAGCCGGATAACCGCGCCGAGCGAGAACGGATGTTGGAGCACGCCAAGGTCAATGGGTACTTTGACGGATATCGAGGGGTCAGAATTTCATCGACCGGCCAGCGTTTCCTTGTCGAGCGGGCACTGATCTGGAGTGTGATCGATTCGGCAGGGACGCCGATCGGTCAAGCAGCGACCTTCTCACAGTGGTCGAAGGTGCCGTGA
- the leuC gene encoding 3-isopropylmalate dehydratase large subunit — MTGKTLFDKIWDSHVVRAEADGTTLLYIDRQLVHEVTSPQAFEGLKLAGRRPRRPAATLAVPDHNVPTTDRRLGIADHVSALQIRTLEDNCNDFGITLFNMSDIRQGIVHVIGPEQGFTLPGTTIVCGDSHTSTHGAFGALAFGIGTSEVEHVLATQCLIQKRPKTMEIRVDGTLSDRCSAKDIILAIIGKIGTAGGTGYVIEYTGSAIRALSMEGRMTLCNMSIEGGARAGIVAPDDKTFAYIKGRPLAPQGALFEQAVRAWQTLKTEAGATYDSTVILQAEQIAPQVSWGTSPGMVIGVDEKVPDPRTMPDEKIKHATERALAYMGLSPNMPITDIRIDKVFIGSCTNSRIEDLRLAAGFAKGKKVAKTVHAMVVPGSGLVKQQAEAEGLDRVFREAGFEWREAGCSMCLAMNADVLKPGERCASTSNRNFEGRQGAGGRTHLVSPAMAVAAAIEGHFVDIRHWS, encoded by the coding sequence ATGACGGGCAAGACGCTGTTCGACAAAATCTGGGATTCGCATGTCGTGCGGGCAGAGGCCGACGGTACGACGCTGCTCTATATCGACCGCCAGCTGGTGCACGAAGTGACGTCTCCCCAGGCGTTCGAAGGGTTGAAGCTTGCAGGACGGCGCCCACGGCGACCGGCGGCGACACTCGCGGTGCCGGATCACAATGTGCCGACGACGGACCGGCGGCTGGGCATCGCCGATCACGTGAGCGCGCTTCAGATCCGAACACTCGAGGATAACTGCAACGACTTCGGCATCACCCTGTTCAACATGAGCGATATCCGACAGGGCATCGTCCATGTGATCGGCCCCGAGCAGGGATTCACCCTTCCCGGTACGACGATCGTGTGCGGCGATTCCCACACATCGACTCACGGGGCGTTTGGAGCCTTGGCATTCGGGATCGGCACCAGCGAAGTGGAGCACGTCTTGGCCACGCAATGTTTGATACAGAAGCGGCCCAAGACGATGGAGATACGCGTCGATGGCACGCTTTCCGACCGCTGCTCGGCCAAGGACATTATTCTGGCGATCATCGGGAAGATCGGCACGGCCGGAGGAACCGGCTACGTAATCGAATACACCGGCTCCGCCATTCGCGCGCTCAGCATGGAAGGTCGGATGACCCTGTGCAACATGTCGATCGAGGGCGGCGCCCGCGCAGGGATCGTCGCTCCCGACGACAAGACGTTCGCATACATCAAAGGACGGCCGCTCGCCCCACAGGGAGCGCTCTTTGAACAGGCCGTCCGGGCGTGGCAAACACTCAAGACGGAGGCGGGCGCGACGTATGATTCGACGGTCATCCTGCAAGCGGAACAGATCGCACCGCAGGTCAGCTGGGGCACCAGTCCCGGCATGGTCATCGGGGTGGACGAGAAGGTTCCGGACCCTCGAACGATGCCCGACGAGAAAATCAAGCATGCCACCGAGCGGGCGTTGGCCTACATGGGGCTGTCACCTAATATGCCGATTACGGATATTCGAATCGACAAGGTCTTCATCGGTTCATGCACGAACTCACGGATCGAAGATCTTCGCCTCGCGGCCGGCTTCGCAAAGGGCAAGAAGGTGGCGAAGACCGTTCACGCCATGGTGGTGCCTGGATCAGGGCTCGTCAAGCAACAGGCGGAGGCGGAAGGGCTCGACCGAGTCTTCCGCGAGGCCGGGTTCGAGTGGCGGGAGGCCGGGTGCAGCATGTGTCTCGCCATGAATGCCGATGTCCTGAAGCCTGGCGAGCGTTGCGCCTCCACGAGCAACCGGAATTTCGAAGGTCGCCAGGGAGCGGGCGGACGGACTCATTTGGTATCTCCGGCCATGGCAGTTGCCGCAGCCATTGAAGGACACTTTGTCGATATCCGCCACTGGAGCTGA
- the leuD gene encoding 3-isopropylmalate dehydratase small subunit, with product MEPFTTLTGLVAPLDRVNVDTDQVIPKQFLKTIKRTGLREGLFFDWRKLKDGSPDPSFFLNQPRYQGASILLTRDNFGCGSSREHAPWALLDQGFRCIVAPSFADIFYNNCFQNGILPVVLKAEEVLPIMKDVMDTEGYRLAVDLGRQTVTTPNGTTYRFEIDPFRKDCLYRGLDSIGLTLQHEHAITAYETRRNAEAPWLFTDLRS from the coding sequence ATGGAACCCTTCACCACACTGACCGGTCTTGTCGCTCCGCTGGATCGTGTGAACGTCGACACCGACCAAGTCATTCCGAAGCAGTTTCTCAAAACCATCAAGCGCACGGGGTTGCGCGAGGGATTGTTCTTTGACTGGCGGAAACTCAAGGATGGCTCGCCTGATCCCTCCTTCTTTTTAAATCAGCCCCGGTATCAGGGCGCATCGATCCTCCTGACTCGTGACAATTTCGGCTGCGGCTCGTCTCGTGAGCACGCACCGTGGGCGTTGTTGGATCAAGGATTTCGATGCATCGTGGCCCCGAGCTTCGCGGATATTTTCTACAACAATTGTTTTCAAAACGGCATCCTTCCCGTGGTGTTGAAAGCGGAGGAAGTGCTCCCGATCATGAAGGACGTGATGGACACCGAAGGCTACCGGCTCGCCGTAGACTTGGGTCGCCAAACAGTGACCACCCCGAACGGAACCACGTATCGGTTTGAGATCGACCCCTTCCGCAAGGATTGCCTGTATCGAGGGCTGGATTCGATCGGCCTTACGCTCCAGCATGAGCACGCGATCACGGCCTATGAAACCCGTCGAAACGCCGAAGCGCCGTGGCTCTTCACTGATCTGCGCTCATAG
- the corA gene encoding magnesium/cobalt transporter CorA encodes MKLVQKRSKKTGLSPGTLIHIGETRTEPVHITLFSYAGARCEERVVTDVHELQPPVDETVAWINVGGVHQIDVLEAFGKHFNLHPLLLEDIANTDQRPKLDDYDTYFFLVMKMLTTTDRGDILVEQISFVMGRNYVLSFQENGTDVFNSVRDRLKGGKGRLRQNGSDYLLYALIDAVVDQYFAVLEMLGERIESLQERVVADPKPETLRDIHALKRQLLFVRRAIWPLREAINNLSRSDCPFLHEPTRVFFRDVYDHVVQIVDTIETLREMVSSSLDIYLSSVSYRLNAVMRVLTVITTIFMPLSFIAGIYGMNFEYMPELKWHWGYPMALGIMGMVAVIMLVGFRRKKWL; translated from the coding sequence ATGAAGCTGGTTCAGAAGCGGTCAAAGAAAACCGGCCTGTCGCCTGGGACACTCATCCATATCGGCGAGACGCGAACCGAACCCGTCCACATCACGCTGTTCAGCTACGCCGGCGCACGGTGCGAGGAGCGCGTCGTCACAGACGTCCATGAGCTTCAACCGCCTGTCGACGAGACGGTGGCCTGGATCAATGTCGGTGGTGTCCATCAGATCGACGTCCTGGAAGCCTTCGGGAAACATTTCAACCTTCACCCGCTTCTGCTGGAAGACATTGCGAATACCGATCAGCGTCCCAAGCTCGACGACTATGACACCTATTTCTTTCTCGTCATGAAGATGCTCACGACCACTGATCGGGGGGACATTCTGGTCGAGCAGATCAGTTTCGTCATGGGGCGCAATTATGTTCTCTCCTTCCAGGAGAATGGGACCGATGTGTTTAACTCGGTGCGGGATCGTCTGAAGGGCGGCAAGGGCCGCCTCCGGCAAAACGGTTCGGACTATCTTCTGTATGCGCTCATCGATGCCGTGGTCGACCAGTATTTCGCCGTTCTCGAAATGCTCGGCGAACGGATTGAATCGCTGCAGGAGCGAGTGGTGGCCGATCCGAAGCCGGAGACGCTCAGGGACATTCACGCGCTGAAACGGCAGTTGTTATTCGTGCGCCGAGCCATCTGGCCGTTGCGGGAAGCGATCAACAACCTGTCTCGTTCGGACTGCCCGTTTCTGCATGAGCCGACCAGGGTGTTTTTCCGAGATGTCTATGACCATGTGGTGCAGATCGTCGACACGATCGAGACGTTGCGTGAAATGGTCTCGTCGAGTCTGGATATCTATCTCTCAAGCGTCAGTTATCGGCTGAACGCCGTCATGCGAGTGCTGACGGTGATTACTACGATTTTCATGCCGCTCAGCTTCATCGCCGGCATCTATGGCATGAATTTCGAGTACATGCCGGAGCTGAAATGGCACTGGGGTTACCCGATGGCGCTGGGGATCATGGGAATGGTGGCGGTGATCATGCTAGTGGGGTTCCGTCGAAAAAAGTGGCTGTAG